The following are encoded together in the Roseobacter denitrificans OCh 114 genome:
- a CDS encoding helix-turn-helix domain-containing protein — protein sequence MADDRDDILGQLPARLKDARRVQGLSLDAVAKLSGVSRSMVSQIERGESSPTISTLWNLTRALQVDFAGLLDVASTQSKIETLRSADVPTIENLGKGLRIRILSPPEEAGNHEVYELVFSLDGVLDSQPHTRGAREHLTVIEGVVDVTSADNTSRLEAGDTARYSADVPHQIRAIGAARAFLVVQNA from the coding sequence ATGGCGGACGACAGAGACGATATCCTCGGGCAGTTGCCGGCACGGTTGAAAGACGCGCGCCGGGTGCAGGGCCTGTCACTGGATGCGGTTGCCAAGCTGTCCGGGGTGTCGAGGTCCATGGTCAGCCAGATCGAGCGCGGGGAAAGCAGCCCGACCATTTCGACCCTGTGGAATCTGACGCGGGCCCTGCAGGTGGATTTTGCCGGATTACTCGACGTTGCATCGACGCAATCCAAGATCGAAACACTGCGCTCAGCTGATGTTCCAACCATCGAAAACCTCGGCAAAGGTCTGCGTATCAGGATTTTGTCGCCTCCCGAAGAGGCGGGTAATCACGAAGTATATGAATTGGTCTTCTCGCTGGACGGTGTGCTTGACAGTCAGCCGCATACCCGTGGCGCGCGTGAACATCTGACCGTGATCGAAGGGGTCGTTGATGTCACCAGTGCAGATAACACCAGCCGACTGGAGGCTGGGGATACCGCCCGCTACAGCGCTGACGTGCCGCATCAGATCAGGGCAATCGGTGCCGCACGCGCCTTTTTGGTGGTTCAGAACGCATAA
- a CDS encoding asparaginase encodes MSQPVPMVEIWRGPFLESMHTGHAVICDAAGGIIEAWGNPDQVVLSRSSSKMIQALPLIDSGAADAMGLTPQHLALACASHGGAPMHTQRVQAWLETLDLTDDALRCGAHMPYDPVTHDQMLIAGEKPCQRHNNCSGKHAGFLTLSKHLGGDSGYIDTDHPVQKAVLEAFERLTSETSPGFGIDGCSAPNFASSLHGMARAMARFAASPEDSAEARLHQAMRLHPELVAGENRACTDLMRATDGKVAIKTGAEGFFNVIIPEQKIGIALKITDGTTRASECAIAAILVKLGVLAPDHPATMKYVNAPILNRRGVTTGHMRAAPALL; translated from the coding sequence ATGTCTCAACCGGTCCCAATGGTCGAAATCTGGCGCGGTCCGTTTCTGGAGAGCATGCACACGGGCCATGCCGTGATCTGTGACGCAGCAGGTGGGATCATCGAGGCGTGGGGCAACCCGGATCAGGTGGTGTTGTCGCGCAGTTCCTCCAAAATGATACAGGCACTGCCGTTGATCGACTCCGGTGCCGCAGATGCCATGGGCCTGACCCCGCAACATCTCGCACTGGCCTGTGCATCGCATGGCGGGGCACCCATGCATACGCAGCGTGTTCAGGCATGGCTGGAGACCCTTGATCTGACAGATGATGCGCTGCGCTGTGGGGCGCATATGCCGTATGATCCGGTGACGCATGACCAGATGCTGATCGCGGGTGAGAAACCGTGCCAGCGTCACAACAATTGTTCGGGCAAGCATGCCGGCTTTTTGACCCTGTCCAAACACCTCGGTGGTGACAGCGGGTACATCGACACGGATCATCCGGTGCAAAAAGCCGTGTTGGAGGCGTTTGAGAGGCTCACGTCAGAAACATCGCCCGGCTTTGGCATTGATGGATGTTCGGCCCCGAATTTTGCGAGCAGCCTGCATGGAATGGCCCGTGCGATGGCCCGGTTTGCGGCCAGTCCAGAAGACAGCGCCGAGGCACGCCTGCATCAGGCGATGCGGCTGCATCCTGAACTGGTGGCGGGTGAAAACCGTGCCTGTACGGACCTGATGCGGGCGACCGACGGTAAAGTTGCCATAAAAACCGGGGCCGAAGGGTTCTTCAATGTGATAATCCCCGAACAGAAGATCGGCATCGCGCTGAAGATCACCGATGGAACGACGCGCGCGTCCGAATGCGCGATTGCGGCGATTTTGGTCAAACTGGGCGTTCTGGCACCGGATCACCCCGCGACGATGAAATATGTGAATGCCCCCATTCTGAACCGCAGGGGAGTCACCACAGGCCATATGCGCGCCGCGCCCGCGCTGCTGTAA
- a CDS encoding acetyl-CoA C-acyltransferase family protein produces the protein MTKEIVILDGARTAIGTFGGALAATSPIDLATVASKAALERSGVEGAQIGHVAFGHVINTEPKDMYLSRVAAMQAGVPETVPAMNVNRLCGSGAQAIVSVIQSLMLGDADFALAGGAENMSRSPFIIPQQRWGAKMGDVKTLDMMLGALNCPFGTGHMGVTAENVAAEHDITRAQQDAFALQSQQRAADAIAAGYFKSQITPVEVRVKRDMVAFEVDEHPKATTLEALSGLRAVFQKDGSVTAGNASGINDGAAAIVLATGDAAQKAGLKPKARVLGYAHAGVRPEVMGIGPVPAVQNLLARTGLSVADFDVVESNEAFAAQALAVSQELGLGAAKVNPNGGAIALGHPVGATGAIITLKAMYELERIGGKRALITMCIGGGQGIALAIERL, from the coding sequence ATGACCAAAGAGATCGTAATTCTGGACGGCGCGCGCACGGCAATCGGCACGTTTGGTGGCGCATTGGCCGCAACGTCCCCCATTGATCTCGCCACCGTGGCCAGCAAGGCGGCATTGGAACGGTCAGGCGTCGAGGGGGCGCAGATCGGGCATGTTGCCTTTGGTCATGTCATCAACACCGAACCGAAGGACATGTACCTGAGCCGTGTGGCCGCGATGCAGGCGGGCGTGCCTGAAACGGTCCCGGCGATGAACGTCAATCGTCTGTGCGGCTCAGGGGCGCAGGCGATTGTCTCGGTCATTCAGTCTCTTATGCTGGGTGATGCGGATTTCGCCCTTGCGGGTGGCGCCGAGAACATGTCGCGTTCGCCCTTCATCATCCCGCAACAGCGTTGGGGTGCAAAAATGGGGGACGTCAAGACGCTGGATATGATGCTGGGCGCGCTGAATTGTCCGTTCGGAACGGGGCATATGGGCGTCACAGCTGAAAACGTCGCGGCAGAGCATGACATCACCCGTGCTCAACAGGACGCATTCGCCCTGCAAAGCCAGCAGCGGGCAGCAGATGCCATCGCGGCGGGGTATTTCAAATCGCAAATCACGCCCGTTGAGGTCCGGGTAAAACGGGACATGGTGGCCTTCGAGGTGGATGAGCACCCCAAGGCGACAACTCTTGAGGCCTTGTCGGGGCTGCGCGCCGTGTTCCAGAAAGACGGGTCTGTGACCGCAGGCAATGCCAGCGGCATCAATGATGGTGCTGCCGCGATTGTGTTGGCAACGGGTGACGCTGCGCAAAAGGCCGGATTGAAACCAAAGGCGCGCGTTCTGGGCTATGCGCATGCAGGCGTGCGCCCCGAAGTGATGGGCATCGGCCCGGTGCCCGCGGTTCAGAACCTGCTGGCGCGCACGGGCCTGTCGGTCGCGGATTTTGACGTTGTGGAAAGCAACGAGGCCTTTGCCGCGCAGGCGCTGGCCGTCAGTCAGGAACTGGGCCTGGGTGCTGCCAAGGTGAACCCGAACGGCGGCGCAATCGCGTTGGGTCATCCGGTTGGAGCGACAGGCGCGATCATCACCCTCAAGGCGATGTATGAATTGGAACGGATCGGCGGCAAACGGGCGTTGATTACCATGTGCATCGGCGGTGGTCAGGGCATCGCGCTCGCGATTGAGCGACTTTAA
- a CDS encoding glycine C-acetyltransferase yields MTQAYLTHISATLDQIANDGMMKKERAITSPQAGNIDVGPKSVINLCANNYLGLADHPELISAARCAMEPRGFGMASVRFICGTQDLHRQLEARLAQFLQMDDAILFAACFDANGGLFEPLLGPEDAVISDALNHASIIDGIRLCKARRYRYANSDMRDLEGQLQLARDEGARFIMIATDGVFSMDGYLAKLSDIKALADKYDALLMVDDCHATGFMGPQGRGTPAHAGVSADILTGTLGKALGGAIGGYIAGPQPIVDLLRQRARPYLFSNSLPPSIVAAGLKALDLVEAGDDLRAQLFENTAYWRNGLEALNFDLLPGAHPIVPIMLGEAQLAQDMAAQLFDEGVFVSGFFYPVVPRGQARIRTQMNAALSKDDLDKALEAFAVVGRRLGVIK; encoded by the coding sequence ATGACACAAGCCTATCTGACGCATATCAGTGCCACGCTCGATCAGATTGCAAACGACGGCATGATGAAGAAAGAGCGTGCGATCACCTCGCCGCAGGCCGGGAACATCGATGTCGGGCCCAAATCGGTCATCAATCTCTGCGCGAACAACTACCTGGGGCTGGCAGATCACCCTGAGCTGATTTCTGCCGCGAGGTGCGCGATGGAACCGCGTGGGTTCGGCATGGCCTCGGTGCGCTTCATCTGTGGCACGCAGGACCTGCACCGCCAGTTGGAAGCGCGGTTGGCGCAATTCCTGCAGATGGATGATGCGATCCTTTTCGCGGCCTGTTTTGACGCGAATGGTGGCCTGTTCGAACCGCTTCTGGGGCCGGAGGATGCCGTCATATCCGACGCGCTGAACCACGCCTCGATCATTGACGGTATCCGGCTGTGCAAGGCGCGGCGCTATCGCTACGCCAATTCCGACATGCGTGATCTGGAAGGCCAGTTGCAGTTGGCGCGCGATGAGGGTGCCCGCTTTATCATGATCGCCACGGATGGTGTGTTCAGCATGGACGGGTATCTCGCAAAACTGTCCGACATCAAGGCATTGGCCGATAAATACGACGCGCTGCTGATGGTTGACGATTGTCACGCGACCGGGTTCATGGGTCCTCAGGGGCGTGGCACGCCGGCGCATGCCGGTGTGTCGGCGGACATCCTGACCGGCACGCTGGGCAAGGCATTGGGCGGGGCCATCGGGGGTTACATCGCCGGGCCGCAACCGATTGTTGATCTGTTAAGGCAGCGCGCGCGGCCTTACCTGTTTTCCAATTCCTTGCCGCCATCAATTGTTGCGGCGGGTCTCAAAGCACTTGATCTGGTCGAGGCCGGGGATGATCTGCGCGCGCAGTTGTTTGAAAATACGGCATACTGGCGCAACGGCCTTGAGGCGCTGAATTTCGATCTTTTGCCCGGCGCGCATCCGATTGTTCCGATCATGCTGGGCGAAGCGCAATTGGCGCAGGATATGGCGGCGCAGCTTTTTGATGAGGGCGTGTTCGTTTCGGGTTTTTTCTATCCGGTTGTGCCGCGCGGGCAGGCCCGGATCAGAACGCAGATGAATGCCGCGTTGAGCAAAGATGATCTGGACAAGGCGCTGGAGGCATTCGCCGTGGTTGGACGCAGGCTTGGAGTGATAAAATGA
- the serA gene encoding phosphoglycerate dehydrogenase has product MAPKVLISDKLSPAAVQIFKDRGIDVDFQPDVGKDKDKLAEIIGDYDGLAIRSATKATAKIIAAATNLKVIGRAGIGTDNIDKDAASKKGIIVMNTPFGNMITTAEHAIAMMFAVARQIPEASASTHAGKWEKSKFMGVELTGKTLGVIGAGNIGGIVCDRAKGLKMKVVAYDPFLGEEKAKKMGVEKVELDALLARADFITLHVPFTDQTANILSAEAIAKMRPGVRIINCARGGLVDEEALAAALKSGHVAGAAFDVFSQEPATENPLFNLPNVVCTPHLGAATSEAQENVALQVAEQMSDYLLTGAVSNALNMPSVTAEEAKVMGPWLKLSGHLGAFIGQMTDEPIKAINILYDGSVAEMNLSALNCGVIAGIMKKANPDVNMVSAPVIAQERGITISTTNQSKSGVFDGYIKVTVVTDKRERSIAGTVFSDGKPRFIQIKGIQIDAEVGAHMLYTTNEDVPGIIGTLGQTMGENGVNIANFTLGRAEAKGEAIALLYVDDQVPAPVIKKLEKTGMFTQVKPLIFDVA; this is encoded by the coding sequence ATGGCTCCCAAAGTACTTATTTCCGACAAACTGTCACCCGCCGCTGTTCAGATCTTCAAGGACCGGGGCATTGACGTGGATTTCCAACCGGATGTTGGAAAAGACAAGGACAAGCTGGCCGAGATCATCGGCGATTACGACGGCCTCGCCATCCGCTCTGCGACCAAGGCGACCGCGAAGATCATCGCCGCGGCAACCAACCTCAAGGTGATCGGGCGTGCCGGGATCGGCACCGACAACATCGACAAGGATGCAGCCTCCAAGAAAGGCATCATCGTGATGAACACGCCCTTCGGCAACATGATCACGACGGCCGAACACGCCATTGCGATGATGTTCGCGGTGGCGCGCCAGATTCCCGAGGCCTCCGCTTCGACCCACGCGGGCAAATGGGAAAAGTCGAAATTCATGGGCGTTGAATTGACGGGCAAGACACTTGGCGTGATCGGGGCCGGGAACATCGGTGGCATCGTCTGCGACCGCGCAAAGGGCCTCAAGATGAAGGTTGTCGCCTACGATCCGTTTCTGGGCGAGGAAAAAGCCAAGAAGATGGGCGTAGAAAAGGTTGAACTTGACGCGCTTTTGGCACGCGCGGATTTCATCACCCTGCATGTGCCATTCACCGACCAGACGGCGAATATCCTGAGCGCTGAAGCGATAGCGAAGATGAGACCCGGTGTGCGGATCATCAACTGCGCGCGCGGCGGTCTGGTGGATGAAGAGGCGCTGGCCGCAGCCCTCAAATCGGGCCATGTGGCAGGGGCCGCCTTTGACGTGTTCTCGCAGGAACCGGCGACGGAAAACCCGTTGTTCAATCTGCCCAATGTCGTCTGCACCCCGCATCTGGGCGCGGCGACCAGCGAGGCACAGGAAAACGTCGCCCTTCAGGTGGCCGAACAAATGTCCGACTATCTGCTGACCGGCGCGGTGAGCAACGCGCTCAACATGCCATCCGTCACCGCCGAAGAGGCCAAGGTGATGGGCCCTTGGCTCAAACTGTCCGGGCATCTGGGCGCGTTTATCGGTCAGATGACGGATGAGCCGATCAAGGCGATCAACATCCTCTATGACGGGTCCGTGGCCGAAATGAACCTCTCCGCGCTGAATTGCGGTGTGATTGCGGGCATCATGAAAAAGGCGAACCCGGATGTGAACATGGTGTCGGCCCCCGTCATCGCACAGGAACGCGGCATCACGATCTCGACCACGAACCAAAGCAAGTCCGGCGTATTTGATGGATACATCAAGGTGACGGTCGTTACCGACAAGCGCGAGCGTTCCATCGCAGGCACCGTGTTTTCGGACGGCAAGCCCCGGTTTATCCAGATCAAGGGCATTCAGATTGACGCCGAAGTCGGTGCGCATATGCTCTATACCACCAACGAGGACGTGCCGGGTATCATCGGCACGCTGGGCCAGACCATGGGCGAAAACGGCGTGAACATTGCGAACTTTACGCTGGGGCGTGCCGAAGCAAAGGGCGAAGCCATTGCGTTGCTCTATGTGGATGATCAGGTGCCGGCGCCGGTCATCAAAAAGCTGGAAAAAACGGGCATGTTCACGCAGGTGAAACCGCTGATTTTTGACGTCGCATAA
- the serB gene encoding phosphoserine phosphatase SerB, with protein sequence MFSITLIAKPGTLAPALADSLRNAWGGGDVVWLSPGGAAEFQVAQKPENLWEVWAEMQGLGVDLVAQPAAGRRKKMLLADMDSTMIEQECIDELADEAGVGEHVKGITARAMNGELDFDAALRERVGLLKGLPVATIEHVLSSRITLMPGGPVLLATMKANGAHAALVSGGFTAFTQAIASKLGFDENRANTLLAKDGILTGEVGTPILGQQAKVDALHDITQRLSLAPTDVLAVGDGANDLGMLKAAGTGVALHAKPSVAAQCDIRINHGDLTALLYLQGYAEQDFVHPA encoded by the coding sequence ATGTTTTCAATCACCCTTATCGCAAAACCCGGAACGCTGGCGCCGGCTTTGGCTGATTCCCTGCGAAACGCCTGGGGTGGTGGCGATGTTGTGTGGCTGTCCCCGGGTGGGGCGGCAGAGTTTCAGGTTGCGCAAAAGCCGGAGAACCTGTGGGAGGTCTGGGCTGAGATGCAGGGCCTCGGGGTTGATCTGGTCGCACAGCCTGCGGCAGGGCGGCGCAAGAAGATGCTGCTGGCGGACATGGACAGCACCATGATTGAACAGGAATGTATCGACGAACTTGCTGACGAGGCAGGCGTCGGAGAGCATGTCAAAGGGATCACCGCGCGCGCCATGAATGGCGAACTGGATTTCGATGCAGCCTTGCGGGAACGCGTCGGGCTTCTCAAAGGTCTGCCGGTTGCAACCATTGAGCATGTGCTATCATCGCGCATCACCCTGATGCCGGGCGGTCCAGTGCTACTGGCTACGATGAAAGCCAATGGCGCGCATGCCGCGCTGGTGTCCGGTGGATTCACCGCGTTCACGCAAGCCATCGCCAGCAAGCTTGGCTTTGACGAAAACCGTGCCAATACATTGCTGGCCAAGGACGGCATTCTTACTGGTGAGGTCGGCACGCCAATCCTGGGTCAGCAAGCCAAAGTCGACGCCCTGCACGACATCACGCAGCGCCTGAGCCTTGCGCCAACTGACGTGCTGGCCGTTGGGGATGGCGCGAACGATCTGGGAATGCTGAAAGCTGCGGGCACCGGTGTCGCGCTCCATGCCAAACCGAGCGTTGCCGCCCAGTGCGATATCCGCATCAATCACGGGGACCTGACCGCGTTGCTGTACCTGCAAGGCTACGCGGAGCAGGATTTTGTGCACCCCGCGTAA
- the tdh gene encoding L-threonine 3-dehydrogenase yields MSNEMKALAKLHAREGIWMTQAPVPEIGPDDVLIKINKTGICGTDIHIWNWDEWAAGTVPVPMITGHEFAGEIVEVGRNVTDLSIGQRCSGEGHLIGKTSRQSRAGKFHLDPATRGIGVNEQGAFAQFLKLPAFNVVPLPDDISDDIGAILDPLGNAVHTALSFDLIGEDVLVTGAGPIGIMAAAVARHAGARHVVITDVNADRLALASRVADVVPVNVAQDDLKQTIADLGMKQGFDVGLEMSGNQQALDQMVDAMTMGGRIAMLGIPPGKSPVDWSQIVFKAITIKGVYGREIFETWYKMIAMLQNGLDVSQVITHRFAADEYEAGFAAMKSGKSGKVVLDWTTA; encoded by the coding sequence ATGAGCAACGAAATGAAGGCCTTGGCGAAACTGCATGCCCGTGAAGGGATCTGGATGACCCAAGCGCCGGTCCCGGAAATCGGACCCGACGACGTGCTGATCAAGATCAACAAGACCGGGATCTGCGGCACCGACATTCACATCTGGAACTGGGACGAATGGGCGGCGGGCACCGTTCCTGTTCCCATGATCACAGGGCATGAGTTTGCCGGTGAAATCGTTGAAGTCGGCCGCAATGTGACCGACCTGTCTATCGGACAACGATGCTCCGGTGAGGGGCATCTGATCGGCAAGACCTCGCGCCAAAGTCGGGCGGGGAAGTTCCACCTCGATCCGGCGACACGGGGCATTGGCGTGAATGAGCAGGGTGCCTTTGCACAATTCCTCAAGTTGCCCGCGTTTAACGTCGTGCCGCTGCCGGATGATATTTCCGATGACATCGGCGCGATCCTCGACCCGTTGGGCAACGCTGTGCATACCGCCCTGAGTTTCGATCTGATTGGCGAGGATGTGCTGGTCACGGGCGCAGGCCCGATCGGGATCATGGCAGCCGCGGTGGCCCGTCATGCCGGCGCGCGCCATGTCGTGATTACGGATGTGAATGCCGACCGGCTTGCGCTGGCCTCTCGGGTGGCGGACGTGGTGCCGGTCAATGTGGCGCAAGACGATCTGAAACAGACCATCGCGGACCTTGGCATGAAACAGGGGTTTGACGTGGGGTTGGAGATGTCGGGCAACCAGCAGGCGCTGGATCAGATGGTTGATGCCATGACCATGGGCGGGCGGATTGCCATGCTCGGTATTCCACCCGGAAAGTCCCCGGTCGATTGGAGCCAGATCGTTTTCAAAGCCATCACCATCAAGGGTGTCTACGGGCGCGAGATTTTCGAGACATGGTACAAGATGATCGCCATGCTTCAAAATGGGCTGGATGTGTCGCAGGTGATCACCCACCGCTTTGCCGCGGACGAGTATGAGGCCGGATTTGCAGCGATGAAATCGGGCAAGTCAGGCAAGGTTGTGCTGGACTGGACGACCGCTTGA
- a CDS encoding phosphoserine transaminase: MAIQQPATRPAPKPVAVPANPRFSSGPCAKPPTFDLKKLADAPLGRSHRASEGKAKLLKAIETTREVLGVPDDYRIGIVPASDTGAYEMAMWSLLGERHAEMVAWESFGAGWVTDVVKQLKIAHTVHTADYGDIVDMAALNYDHDVCFTWNGTTSGVRMPSGDAIPADRAGLTLCDATSAAFAMDLPWDKLDVTTFSWQKVLGGEAAHGMLILSPRAVERLESYTPPWPLPKIFRLTKGGKLIEGIFTGATINTPSMLCVEDYLQALDWAKSVGGLQGLIARADANAGAIADFVAAHDWIDFLAKDPATRSNTSVCLRFTDARITDGAAFAKAVAKRLADENVALDIGAYREAPAGLRIWCGGTVETSDITAMLPWLAWAFEAEINA; this comes from the coding sequence ATGGCTATACAACAACCGGCAACACGGCCGGCCCCTAAACCTGTCGCCGTTCCGGCGAATCCGCGTTTTTCTTCAGGCCCTTGCGCCAAACCACCGACATTTGATCTGAAAAAGCTGGCGGATGCACCGCTCGGCAGGTCGCACCGTGCATCTGAGGGCAAAGCGAAGCTGCTCAAGGCGATTGAGACGACCCGCGAAGTCCTCGGCGTGCCCGACGACTATCGCATCGGCATCGTCCCGGCGTCAGACACCGGCGCTTACGAAATGGCCATGTGGTCGCTTCTGGGGGAACGCCATGCCGAAATGGTTGCCTGGGAAAGCTTTGGCGCGGGCTGGGTCACGGATGTGGTCAAGCAACTCAAGATTGCCCACACGGTTCACACGGCAGACTATGGCGACATCGTGGATATGGCCGCGTTGAACTACGATCACGACGTTTGCTTTACGTGGAATGGAACGACCTCTGGCGTGCGCATGCCGTCGGGTGATGCGATTCCGGCGGACCGCGCCGGGCTGACCCTGTGCGATGCCACCTCGGCCGCATTCGCGATGGATTTGCCGTGGGACAAGCTCGATGTGACCACATTCAGCTGGCAAAAGGTGCTCGGAGGCGAGGCGGCACATGGCATGCTGATCCTGAGCCCGCGCGCTGTCGAGCGGTTGGAAAGCTATACACCGCCCTGGCCCTTGCCCAAGATTTTTCGCCTCACCAAAGGCGGCAAACTGATCGAAGGTATTTTTACCGGTGCCACGATCAATACGCCCTCCATGCTATGCGTCGAGGATTATCTGCAAGCCTTGGACTGGGCCAAGTCGGTCGGCGGTCTGCAAGGTCTGATCGCGCGGGCGGACGCCAATGCAGGCGCAATCGCTGACTTCGTCGCGGCCCATGACTGGATCGATTTTCTGGCCAAAGACCCGGCGACACGGTCGAACACTTCCGTTTGCCTGAGGTTTACCGACGCTCGTATCACGGATGGCGCAGCATTCGCGAAAGCCGTGGCAAAGCGTCTGGCGGATGAAAACGTGGCGCTTGATATCGGGGCCTATCGCGAAGCGCCTGCCGGGCTGCGTATCTGGTGCGGTGGCACGGTCGAGACCTCGGACATCACCGCAATGCTGCCTTGGCTCGCGTGGGCCTTCGAAGCCGAAATCAACGCGTAA
- the ubiB gene encoding 2-polyprenylphenol 6-hydroxylase — MRGPHNIWRLIRTGATLERTGAMKVVLDAFEAPRAVRFVARALGIPFKFLGYYGDPSMPPATRALTALGPAYIKFGQILSTRPDVVGDELAVQLRVLQDKLPPFSVAVAKAEVSKELGVPVDQVFSEFSEPVAAASIAQVHRARIASTGEDVAVKVLRPGIERAFNKDVDAFYLAARMVELFAPGARRLRPMDVIEHFDGVVQGELDLRLESSAASEFAATTKDDEGFQLPEIKWDLSARRVMTLGWAAGVPLGDNDAIDAAGHNRVELGNRVLQLFLNHALRDGYFHGDMHQGNLKVAPNGDIVAYDFGIMGHIDEYTRRVYAEILFGFIRRDYKRVAEVHFEAGYVPADKDVDEFARALRAVGEPIFGMDASKISMGRLLNYLFEVTERFGMETRTELILLQRTMVVVEGVARSLNPQINIWEVASPVVSNYISQSIGPRATLKDLAKTARVLARFGPRLPVMVENALIRTSNPQPVRRENSWGKWIVGGLILGVTIGVSGSLTLIAVDLMFF, encoded by the coding sequence ATGCGCGGACCTCACAACATCTGGCGACTGATCCGGACAGGCGCCACGCTGGAACGCACCGGCGCGATGAAGGTTGTCCTCGACGCCTTTGAAGCGCCGCGGGCCGTGCGTTTTGTCGCCCGCGCCTTGGGTATACCGTTCAAGTTTTTGGGTTACTACGGTGATCCGTCCATGCCCCCGGCCACACGTGCGCTGACGGCCCTTGGCCCGGCATACATCAAGTTCGGGCAAATCCTGTCGACCCGCCCGGACGTTGTGGGCGATGAACTTGCCGTGCAACTGCGTGTCTTGCAGGACAAGCTGCCGCCTTTTTCCGTCGCAGTGGCCAAGGCTGAAGTGTCAAAGGAACTGGGCGTTCCGGTGGATCAGGTATTTTCAGAATTCAGTGAACCGGTCGCTGCGGCGTCGATTGCGCAGGTCCACCGCGCAAGGATCGCCAGCACGGGCGAAGATGTGGCGGTCAAGGTCCTGCGCCCGGGCATTGAGCGGGCGTTCAACAAGGACGTCGATGCCTTTTATCTGGCGGCGCGCATGGTTGAACTTTTTGCTCCCGGTGCGCGACGCTTGCGCCCGATGGACGTGATCGAACATTTTGACGGGGTCGTGCAGGGGGAACTGGACCTCCGGCTGGAATCCTCTGCCGCGTCGGAATTTGCCGCGACCACCAAAGACGACGAAGGTTTCCAGCTGCCCGAAATCAAATGGGATCTGTCCGCGCGACGGGTCATGACACTTGGCTGGGCGGCGGGCGTTCCCTTGGGCGATAATGACGCGATAGATGCCGCCGGACACAACCGGGTCGAACTGGGCAATCGCGTCTTGCAGCTGTTCCTCAATCACGCGCTGCGGGACGGGTATTTCCACGGGGATATGCATCAGGGCAACCTGAAGGTCGCGCCCAATGGTGATATCGTCGCCTATGATTTCGGCATCATGGGCCATATCGACGAATACACCCGCCGGGTTTACGCCGAAATCCTGTTCGGGTTCATCCGCAGGGATTACAAGCGTGTCGCCGAAGTGCATTTCGAGGCCGGTTATGTCCCGGCAGACAAGGATGTGGATGAATTTGCCCGCGCCCTGCGCGCAGTGGGCGAGCCGATTTTTGGCATGGACGCATCGAAAATCTCAATGGGTCGTTTGCTGAATTACCTCTTTGAGGTAACAGAACGCTTTGGCATGGAAACCCGCACTGAGCTGATCCTGCTCCAGCGGACCATGGTCGTCGTCGAAGGTGTTGCGCGCTCACTGAATCCCCAGATCAACATCTGGGAAGTCGCAAGCCCGGTGGTGAGCAATTACATCTCCCAATCCATCGGACCGCGCGCGACACTCAAGGATCTGGCGAAAACCGCCCGCGTGCTGGCGCGCTTTGGCCCGCGCTTGCCCGTGATGGTCGAGAACGCCCTGATCCGCACGTCCAATCCGCAGCCCGTGCGCAGGGAAAATAGCTGGGGCAAGTGGATTGTGGGCGGGCTGATTCTCGGGGTCACGATCGGGGTATCGGGGTCCCTGACCCTGATCGCGGTTGATCTGATGTTCTTTTGA